One Rhodopirellula bahusiensis genomic region harbors:
- a CDS encoding cation:proton antiporter domain-containing protein, whose product MIDTIGTLLLGAADASAVASESHSGSIEMVHIATTLGMLLTASLLAGLASEFLRLPKVTAYLIAGLLLGPSFGDVIPHEHHLVLEPLTKLAMALVLFYLGTLFPFDQIRRISRRAIPLSFGELVFTVILVTVGTYLLGMSAAQAALLGTLAIATAPATTMFVLRETNAEGPVTSLTGTLVTLNNLVAVIAFELVWLAIEVAGGHASGSIGETVSLLVRSLGGAFLLGLVGGLVISYACEIMHTRRWLVLLVGASALMLGLSESWELPYMLVFLVVGLVVVNSSSGTQKITAQMDSIGGLLTVVFFSVHGSELDLNLLMDVGMIGAGYVVLRSVGKIAGIWFMASRTGSPVEVRTWLGPAMLAQAGVAISLAATATSRNPEMAGEVQTIILGTVVVFEILGPLLTRAAVLRSGEMPIANSIHHTFGTPLGALRNVFTRLAGSAGLLSKKQALSERMRVEQVMRRSVEGIAESADFNEVVHFVEHSHDNTFPVLDDKKCVVGLIRFDLLNQAFFDPHSDHLVRAGDLATPPEVLLHPGQPVRDAVELFRQTTDDCVPVVTDEPPHRLVATVRRSDLTSLLIRDRKAGLS is encoded by the coding sequence ATGATCGACACCATCGGAACCCTTTTGTTAGGTGCTGCTGACGCGAGCGCCGTTGCGAGCGAATCGCACTCGGGTTCCATCGAAATGGTGCACATTGCAACCACTTTGGGCATGCTGTTGACGGCCAGTTTGTTGGCTGGTCTTGCCAGTGAATTCTTGCGATTGCCCAAGGTGACCGCGTACTTGATCGCGGGCTTGCTTCTTGGTCCCAGCTTTGGTGACGTGATTCCTCACGAGCATCATTTGGTTCTGGAACCGCTGACGAAACTGGCCATGGCGCTGGTGCTGTTTTATCTCGGCACCTTGTTTCCGTTTGACCAGATTCGCAGGATATCCCGCCGTGCGATTCCGCTGTCCTTCGGCGAATTGGTTTTCACCGTCATTCTGGTGACGGTCGGAACTTACCTGCTGGGAATGTCGGCGGCTCAGGCGGCTTTGCTCGGGACGTTGGCCATCGCGACTGCTCCCGCGACGACCATGTTTGTTCTGCGAGAAACCAACGCGGAAGGCCCGGTGACCAGTCTGACTGGCACGCTCGTGACGCTGAACAACCTCGTCGCGGTGATCGCGTTTGAGTTGGTTTGGTTGGCAATCGAAGTTGCCGGAGGCCACGCGTCTGGATCAATCGGTGAGACCGTGTCATTGTTGGTTCGCTCTCTTGGTGGAGCCTTCTTGCTTGGGTTGGTTGGCGGTTTGGTGATCAGCTACGCCTGCGAAATCATGCACACTCGCCGCTGGTTGGTGCTGCTTGTAGGAGCGTCGGCATTGATGCTTGGCCTGAGCGAGTCATGGGAATTGCCGTACATGTTGGTGTTCCTGGTCGTTGGCTTGGTTGTGGTCAATTCATCCAGCGGGACGCAAAAAATCACCGCTCAAATGGACTCGATTGGCGGGCTTCTCACGGTCGTGTTCTTTTCAGTTCACGGCAGCGAGTTGGATCTGAACTTATTGATGGACGTCGGCATGATCGGTGCCGGCTATGTGGTGCTGCGAAGTGTCGGGAAGATCGCCGGCATTTGGTTCATGGCGTCGCGAACGGGGTCTCCGGTGGAGGTTCGGACTTGGTTGGGACCGGCGATGTTGGCTCAAGCCGGCGTCGCCATTTCGCTCGCCGCAACGGCGACCTCGCGAAATCCAGAGATGGCTGGTGAAGTGCAAACGATCATCTTGGGAACGGTGGTGGTCTTTGAAATCTTGGGGCCGCTACTAACACGGGCGGCTGTGCTGCGTAGTGGCGAAATGCCGATCGCGAATTCGATTCACCACACCTTTGGGACTCCGCTGGGAGCGTTGCGGAACGTGTTCACTCGATTGGCAGGGTCTGCGGGTTTGCTGAGTAAGAAGCAGGCGTTGTCGGAACGCATGCGGGTCGAGCAAGTGATGCGTCGCAGTGTTGAAGGGATCGCCGAAAGTGCGGACTTCAATGAGGTCGTTCATTTTGTCGAGCACTCGCACGACAACACGTTTCCTGTTTTGGATGACAAGAAGTGCGTGGTCGGCTTGATCCGTTTTGATTTGCTCAACCAAGCGTTCTTCGACCCGCATTCGGATCACCTGGTTCGTGCGGGTGATTTGGCGACGCCTCCGGAGGTGTTGTTGCACCCTGGACAACCTGTGCGGGATGCGGTGGAGTTGTTTCGCCAGACAACAGATGACTGCGTTCCTGTTGTCACCGATGAACCACCTCACCGTTTGGTTGCCACGGTCCGTCGCAGCGATTTGACCTCGCTCCTCATTCGCGATCGAAAAGCCGGTTTGTCGTGA
- the queG gene encoding tRNA epoxyqueuosine(34) reductase QueG, which produces MSDLVEQIRATALSEGFAAMGIAPAVTSQGFHHLVQWIESGYAGSMDYLERRLDAYRHPSGVLEGTKSIVVLAMNYDAAIREPMPSNGGSEGLAFGKTARYTWSAIDYHDVIHPKLKRIVRMIREEIPDANARGIVDTAPLMEREVAVLAGLGWRGKNTLLLNKQLGSYFFLACVLVDVELPIDQPHETSHCGTCTACLDACPTDAFPSPGVLDASKCISYLTIENSELPEQSLRAGIGDWVFGCDVCQEVCPWNRRPSRTQHDPDGLRGHRDSANPLDVDDGWLELTSLFSMTDEEFRSQFRRTPFWRSRRRGMLRNAIVVLGNQKRLKAIELLFTTLKDADPELRAIAVWAICQMQDQAAFDRLLGYRHTETDPLVLAEFPE; this is translated from the coding sequence GTGAGTGACTTGGTTGAGCAGATTCGAGCGACTGCTCTGTCAGAAGGTTTCGCGGCGATGGGGATTGCGCCGGCGGTCACCAGCCAAGGGTTTCATCATCTCGTGCAATGGATTGAATCCGGCTACGCGGGTTCGATGGACTATTTGGAGCGTCGGTTGGATGCTTATCGACATCCGAGCGGAGTGCTCGAAGGGACCAAATCGATCGTCGTTCTGGCGATGAACTATGACGCGGCAATTCGAGAGCCAATGCCTTCGAACGGAGGCAGCGAAGGTTTGGCCTTTGGCAAGACGGCTCGCTACACCTGGTCCGCGATCGACTATCACGATGTGATTCACCCAAAGTTGAAGCGAATCGTTCGGATGATCCGTGAAGAGATCCCGGATGCGAATGCTCGCGGGATTGTTGACACGGCACCGCTGATGGAACGCGAAGTCGCAGTGCTTGCGGGGTTGGGATGGCGTGGCAAGAACACGTTGCTGCTGAACAAGCAATTGGGCAGCTACTTCTTTCTCGCCTGCGTCTTGGTGGATGTGGAGTTGCCAATCGATCAGCCGCACGAAACCAGTCACTGCGGAACGTGCACGGCTTGTTTAGACGCCTGCCCGACGGACGCCTTTCCAAGCCCCGGCGTATTGGATGCATCCAAATGCATCAGTTACCTAACGATTGAGAACTCGGAACTTCCCGAGCAGTCTCTTCGTGCCGGAATTGGTGATTGGGTCTTTGGGTGTGACGTTTGTCAGGAGGTCTGTCCATGGAATCGTCGACCTTCGCGAACTCAGCATGACCCGGACGGTTTGCGAGGCCATCGTGATTCAGCGAATCCGCTCGATGTAGACGATGGCTGGTTGGAGCTGACCTCGCTCTTTTCGATGACTGATGAGGAGTTCCGGAGCCAATTCCGGCGGACTCCATTTTGGAGGTCGCGAAGACGTGGAATGTTGCGGAACGCGATCGTCGTTCTAGGGAACCAAAAACGGCTCAAAGCGATCGAACTTCTGTTCACCACGCTGAAAGATGCCGACCCCGAATTGAGAGCCATTGCGGTCTGGGCGATTTGTCAAATGCAGGATCAAGCGGCGTTCGATCGTCTGCTTGGATACCGCCACACTGAGACTGACCCACTGGTTCTGGCCGAGTTTCCGGAATAA
- a CDS encoding ABC transporter ATP-binding protein gives MSTEPNAAVADAPQTATPDSADASSSVVIETRNLSKIYRDFWGRKKVHALKSLDIEVRPGEIFGLLGPNGSGKSTTIKLILGLLFPTSGRVLVFDQDASETRKNERIGYLPEESYLYKFLTADETLDFYGRLFDLSASERRDRVSQLIEMVGLQGAKHRQLKEYSKGMTRRVGLAQALINDPDLILLDEPTTGLDPIGTREMKDLILGLRDQGKTVLLCSHQLADVQDVCDRVAILHQGELKELGRVSDLLKVQDVTEVHATGLSDAAKTEIADVIARHGGTVQSIDNPTATMEDLFLNIVRESEARPGARRVSQGSEAASANDGSSDSDGGQA, from the coding sequence GTGAGTACCGAACCCAATGCGGCTGTGGCTGACGCGCCGCAAACCGCGACACCGGATTCTGCCGACGCCTCCAGCTCGGTCGTCATCGAGACCCGCAACCTGAGCAAGATTTACCGTGACTTCTGGGGCCGTAAGAAGGTTCACGCGTTGAAGTCATTGGACATCGAAGTCCGTCCAGGAGAAATCTTTGGATTGCTGGGGCCCAACGGAAGCGGCAAATCCACGACCATCAAGCTGATCCTCGGGTTGTTGTTTCCGACCAGCGGGCGAGTTTTGGTATTTGATCAAGATGCCAGCGAAACCCGCAAGAACGAGCGGATCGGGTATTTGCCCGAAGAATCGTACCTGTACAAGTTTTTGACCGCGGACGAAACACTCGACTTCTATGGCCGACTGTTTGACCTGTCCGCCTCCGAGCGACGCGACCGTGTGTCGCAGTTGATCGAAATGGTCGGGCTACAAGGTGCCAAGCACCGTCAACTGAAGGAATACAGCAAGGGGATGACCCGCCGAGTCGGCTTGGCTCAGGCTTTGATCAACGACCCCGACCTGATCCTGTTGGACGAACCAACCACCGGTTTGGACCCAATTGGTACTCGCGAAATGAAGGACTTGATCCTCGGCCTTCGCGACCAAGGCAAAACCGTCCTGTTGTGCAGCCACCAGCTCGCCGACGTTCAAGACGTTTGTGACCGAGTCGCGATTTTGCACCAAGGCGAACTGAAAGAACTCGGGCGAGTCAGCGACCTGTTGAAGGTCCAAGACGTGACCGAAGTTCACGCGACGGGATTGTCCGACGCGGCCAAGACCGAAATCGCTGACGTCATTGCTCGACACGGTGGCACGGTTCAGTCGATCGACAACCCAACCGCAACGATGGAAGACTTGTTCCTCAACATTGTCCGCGAGAGCGAGGCTCGACCAGGTGCTCGCCGCGTTTCCCAAGGTTCCGAAGCGGCTTCCGCCAATGATGGCAGCAGCGACAGCGACGGAGGACAGGCATGA
- a CDS encoding bifunctional folylpolyglutamate synthase/dihydrofolate synthase, with product MISRESEAYQAALGWLVDRIDYEKLATSGSRYRFTLDRMRDLIRRLDHGQHLAVDPNESSAGPPSSEQDSSTDVSASAKSATKSRDSANVQIVHLAGTKGKGSAATMVAALLQAAGYRVGLYTSPHLVHLEERFRVDGEIATPEEMIGLIDSMRPIVDAMAAAKIGGPSFFELTTAMAIEHFHRRRCDIWVLETGLGGRLDSTNVFQSHATAVTSIGLDHQNVLGDTVELIAAEKAGIFKHSTPAINGVPSGPVRNVITQIAEQVGALLSHLETDIQIEPNSDSDKRWGSSFRIRGLGDWMPAETNIDLKLEGTHQVRNAAIALALVDSLPEVTRKLRAEQRIHECLATLQIEARLERFDLPDDRVVLLDTAHNADSIEAMLNVLNHRMEGRQRHCLFGTSGDKNVLAMLQRMQPHFHRWTLTRYEGNPRYLPVNDLHQTALDAGLDTSQLTQFENPISAIQNAIDSLAAGEVLVICGSFFLAAELRPWLVQRCCSSSVSPDSEASSPGSTNASPAASGSSSG from the coding sequence GTGATCTCGCGAGAAAGTGAAGCCTACCAAGCCGCGCTCGGTTGGTTGGTCGACCGAATTGATTACGAAAAGCTGGCAACCTCCGGTTCGCGATACCGTTTCACTTTGGATCGGATGCGAGATCTGATCCGCCGACTGGACCACGGTCAACACCTCGCGGTCGATCCGAACGAATCCTCCGCCGGCCCCCCATCCAGTGAGCAAGATTCCTCCACGGATGTTTCGGCGTCCGCAAAATCAGCAACCAAGTCACGCGATTCCGCCAACGTTCAAATCGTCCATTTGGCTGGAACGAAAGGGAAGGGCAGCGCCGCCACGATGGTCGCCGCACTGCTTCAGGCAGCTGGTTATCGAGTCGGGCTGTACACATCGCCGCACTTGGTGCATTTGGAAGAACGCTTCCGAGTCGATGGTGAAATCGCCACTCCGGAAGAGATGATCGGACTGATCGATTCGATGCGTCCGATCGTCGATGCGATGGCCGCCGCGAAAATTGGCGGCCCGTCGTTCTTCGAATTGACCACCGCGATGGCGATCGAACACTTCCATCGCCGACGGTGTGACATCTGGGTCTTGGAAACAGGACTGGGCGGACGCCTCGACAGCACGAACGTCTTTCAAAGTCACGCGACGGCGGTCACCAGCATCGGACTGGACCACCAAAATGTGCTGGGTGACACAGTCGAATTGATCGCTGCCGAGAAAGCCGGCATCTTCAAACACTCCACCCCGGCCATCAACGGAGTCCCCTCCGGTCCGGTGCGAAACGTGATCACTCAGATCGCCGAACAGGTTGGAGCGTTGCTGTCGCACCTCGAAACTGATATCCAAATTGAACCAAACTCCGACTCGGACAAACGCTGGGGCAGCAGTTTCCGCATTCGTGGACTCGGCGATTGGATGCCAGCGGAGACCAACATCGACCTGAAACTCGAAGGAACCCACCAGGTTCGCAACGCCGCCATCGCCTTGGCTTTGGTGGATTCATTGCCCGAAGTCACGCGAAAGCTTCGGGCTGAGCAACGCATCCATGAATGCCTCGCGACACTGCAGATCGAAGCTCGCTTGGAACGATTCGATTTACCCGATGATCGCGTGGTGTTGTTGGACACCGCTCACAACGCCGACTCGATCGAGGCGATGCTGAACGTATTGAATCACCGCATGGAAGGGCGACAACGGCATTGCTTGTTCGGCACCAGCGGCGACAAAAATGTACTGGCTATGCTTCAAAGAATGCAGCCGCACTTCCACCGATGGACGCTCACGCGATACGAGGGCAACCCTCGCTACCTGCCAGTGAACGACTTGCACCAAACGGCGTTGGATGCCGGCCTCGACACGAGTCAACTAACGCAATTCGAAAACCCGATTTCGGCAATCCAGAACGCGATCGATTCGCTGGCGGCGGGAGAAGTCCTGGTGATCTGCGGCTCGTTCTTCCTGGCCGCGGAACTCCGCCCGTGGTTGGTTCAGCGATGCTGCTCGTCGTCGGTCTCACCGGATTCGGAAGCTTCATCGCCGGGTTCAACCAACGCTTCGCCGGCAGCAAGCGGTTCTTCGAGCGGCTGA
- a CDS encoding ABC transporter permease, with amino-acid sequence MNLQPEDFWSYSEWFLRDGAFLESAALKGIVLLVLAVVLGLIAGYVISSSRYGSGEGFFAVARAVRDFFRFDLPGTSLRRIFALARLSFKEALRRKVLYIVGLFVVLLLLAGWYLNPQSDDPARLYVSFVLTMTNYLVLALALFISAFSLPEDIKNKTIYTIVTKPVRATEIIAGRMLGFVGVGTMILVPMGLLSWVFVVRGLDHTHQEVVEVRELPGGGYEGETDYVQFHSHTFKLNEEGEGLTNIVRGHRHVVRRSDDGTFQIGPPQGALRARIPSYGSIRFRDRSGNLQEEGIDVGNERLAGGYSSTGIARLIGVAKGNRKIEHGYVEGGSLGTAEFTFDNVTQSRYPDGIPVDLSLRAYRSYKGDIETGIRGSVTMKHPDKAIESNPVAFIVDEYEVDEKILPLEIEGTDGSETRMLNVFEDLVNEEGEIMIIIRCLDRAQYLGVTKSGVYLHPADNSFGWNLTKAYGSIWLQMTMVIAFGVMFSTFLTGPVAMIATFVCVLLGFSAEQVFDTRHYIDSGIERGGGPIESMVRLLRQDAMTTQLDVDTVAAKVIKTVDAAIVYGLDAIATALPNLPKMVETAEYAASGFDIFGALLARHATATFGYVLLAFIVSYFILKSREIAA; translated from the coding sequence ATGAACCTGCAACCGGAAGATTTCTGGTCGTATTCCGAGTGGTTCCTTCGAGACGGCGCGTTTTTGGAAAGCGCCGCGCTGAAAGGAATTGTGTTGTTGGTTTTGGCCGTCGTGCTGGGGCTCATCGCGGGTTACGTGATTTCGTCATCTCGCTACGGTTCGGGAGAAGGCTTTTTCGCCGTCGCCCGTGCGGTGCGTGACTTCTTTCGATTCGACTTGCCAGGCACCAGCCTGCGACGCATCTTCGCGCTGGCGAGGCTTTCGTTTAAAGAAGCTCTCCGGCGAAAAGTTCTTTACATCGTCGGTTTGTTTGTCGTGTTGTTGTTGCTGGCAGGTTGGTACCTGAACCCGCAGAGTGACGACCCAGCTCGACTGTATGTCAGCTTCGTGTTGACGATGACAAACTACTTGGTGTTGGCACTCGCGTTGTTCATCAGTGCGTTCTCGCTGCCAGAAGACATCAAGAACAAAACGATCTACACAATCGTGACCAAGCCTGTCCGAGCGACCGAGATCATTGCCGGCCGAATGCTCGGATTCGTTGGCGTTGGCACCATGATCCTTGTTCCGATGGGACTGCTCAGCTGGGTGTTTGTGGTTCGCGGTTTGGATCACACTCACCAAGAAGTCGTCGAAGTTCGCGAGCTGCCCGGTGGTGGCTACGAGGGTGAGACGGACTATGTCCAATTTCACTCGCACACATTCAAGCTGAATGAAGAAGGCGAAGGACTGACGAATATTGTTCGTGGTCACCGTCACGTGGTTCGTCGCAGCGACGATGGGACGTTCCAGATCGGACCTCCACAAGGTGCTCTGCGAGCTCGGATTCCATCTTACGGTTCGATTCGATTCCGTGATCGCTCGGGTAACTTGCAAGAAGAAGGCATCGACGTCGGCAACGAACGTTTGGCTGGTGGTTACAGCAGCACTGGCATCGCACGATTGATCGGTGTTGCCAAAGGCAATCGCAAGATCGAGCACGGCTACGTCGAAGGCGGGTCGCTCGGAACAGCTGAGTTCACGTTCGACAACGTGACTCAAAGCCGTTATCCCGATGGCATTCCAGTTGACCTCTCGTTGCGAGCGTATCGTTCTTACAAAGGTGACATCGAGACCGGAATTCGCGGTTCGGTCACCATGAAGCACCCCGACAAGGCGATCGAGAGCAACCCAGTTGCTTTCATCGTGGATGAGTACGAAGTCGACGAGAAGATTTTGCCGCTCGAGATCGAGGGCACGGATGGCAGCGAAACCCGCATGCTGAACGTGTTCGAAGACTTGGTCAACGAAGAAGGCGAAATCATGATCATCATTCGCTGCCTTGATCGTGCCCAGTACTTGGGTGTGACAAAGAGCGGTGTTTACCTGCACCCAGCCGACAATTCATTTGGTTGGAATCTCACCAAGGCCTACGGCTCGATTTGGTTGCAGATGACGATGGTGATCGCGTTCGGTGTGATGTTCAGTACATTCTTGACCGGCCCGGTCGCGATGATCGCAACATTCGTTTGTGTGTTGCTTGGATTCTCTGCGGAGCAAGTGTTTGATACTCGTCACTACATTGACAGTGGCATTGAACGAGGAGGCGGGCCCATCGAATCGATGGTTCGTTTGCTTCGCCAGGACGCGATGACGACACAGTTAGACGTCGACACGGTTGCCGCGAAGGTGATCAAGACGGTCGACGCGGCCATTGTCTACGGGCTGGACGCGATTGCGACGGCACTGCCCAACCTTCCAAAAATGGTCGAGACGGCGGAATACGCCGCATCGGGCTTTGACATTTTCGGTGCGTTGCTCGCGCGGCACGCCACGGCAACGTTCGGGTATGTCCTGCTTGCCTTTATCGTTAGTTATTTCATCCTGAAATCGCGTGAGATCGCGGCATGA
- a CDS encoding IRE (iron responsive element), with translation MNRTTVLRRKLVYLMILVVMLIPLYLLGQPSGGGGEGGGRLAQLRGKYDIAESDLGEISPASETMKLASLGLRGVAASLLWKKSHDYRVMHEWDRLKATLNNIALLQPHFDKVWEFQAHNLAYNVSTEFDDYRQRYEMVREGTEFLTKGVNQNRKAPRLVWYTGWFYGQKMGMSDEKKQFRRLFSEDEKLHEDLLEEDIAVDSPEARGPTNKPDNWLVGRLWLNRGYDLVESGVQIRRQTPLNFYETGPKWRLKHAEAIESEGVLDERAQNAWQLASTDWKAFGNRSVPTTAAFTIKLGQLDELIRQREDKIDTLEEVAGDAYLKARAKAIEKLDPVQRDALSTPEGERTKSQESIASKAEDSISVDYDSVARATKQSMQLQALQLVEDIKDLDERILKTEGYRKQINYPYWDTLALAEQEERTVRARRLIYEAEKANADAELEKAIGLYEEAFDVWAEIFDDYPILVIDDTAQDLYESLRRYRIAIDSDEMPEDFPLKAFVELMGEYGQVDQDMYEQVRQTQKDLAAKRQAELEAAERLLEEEAAKEEAEKKAAAEEESTDESDAEMKAEDAEVEEVAEPETTEPETTESESEESEEAADETVAEADDEAEMKEDATEPESEAETSDAEPSVEEEAPAGDGATDAPAESDE, from the coding sequence ATGAATCGCACTACAGTTCTGCGACGTAAATTGGTCTACCTGATGATCCTCGTGGTCATGCTGATTCCCTTGTACCTGTTGGGGCAACCCAGCGGTGGTGGAGGTGAAGGCGGCGGCCGCTTGGCTCAATTGCGAGGCAAGTATGACATTGCCGAGAGCGATCTTGGTGAAATCAGTCCTGCCAGTGAAACGATGAAGCTCGCTTCGTTGGGACTTCGCGGAGTGGCGGCATCGCTGCTCTGGAAGAAGTCTCACGATTACCGCGTGATGCACGAGTGGGATCGTTTGAAAGCGACGCTCAACAACATTGCTTTGTTGCAGCCTCACTTTGACAAGGTCTGGGAATTCCAGGCTCACAACTTGGCGTACAACGTCTCGACTGAGTTTGACGATTATCGTCAACGCTACGAGATGGTCCGCGAAGGGACCGAGTTCCTGACCAAGGGCGTGAACCAAAACCGCAAAGCACCTCGGTTGGTTTGGTACACCGGTTGGTTCTACGGTCAGAAGATGGGGATGTCGGACGAGAAAAAACAGTTTCGACGTTTGTTCTCGGAAGACGAGAAACTTCACGAGGACCTGTTGGAAGAAGACATTGCCGTGGACAGCCCGGAAGCTCGTGGTCCGACGAACAAACCCGACAACTGGTTGGTTGGTCGATTGTGGCTGAACCGCGGTTATGACTTGGTTGAATCAGGTGTTCAGATTCGTCGGCAAACGCCACTGAACTTTTATGAGACGGGGCCGAAATGGCGTCTCAAGCACGCTGAAGCGATCGAGTCGGAAGGTGTCTTGGACGAACGAGCCCAAAACGCTTGGCAATTGGCTTCGACCGATTGGAAAGCGTTTGGCAATCGCTCGGTTCCAACGACGGCTGCCTTCACGATCAAACTCGGGCAGTTGGACGAACTGATCCGTCAGCGGGAAGATAAGATCGACACGTTGGAAGAAGTCGCAGGCGACGCTTACTTGAAGGCTCGTGCGAAAGCGATTGAGAAGCTCGATCCGGTACAACGCGATGCTTTGTCGACTCCCGAAGGTGAGCGAACAAAATCGCAGGAATCGATTGCATCCAAGGCGGAAGACTCCATCAGTGTGGACTACGACTCAGTTGCTCGTGCGACCAAGCAGTCCATGCAATTGCAGGCTCTTCAGTTGGTCGAAGACATCAAGGATTTGGACGAGCGGATTCTGAAAACCGAAGGCTATCGCAAGCAGATCAACTATCCCTACTGGGACACATTGGCTCTGGCGGAACAAGAAGAACGTACCGTTCGGGCTCGTCGGTTGATCTACGAAGCTGAGAAAGCGAACGCGGATGCTGAACTCGAGAAGGCGATTGGTCTTTATGAAGAAGCGTTCGATGTCTGGGCTGAGATCTTCGATGATTATCCGATCCTCGTGATCGACGACACGGCTCAGGATTTGTATGAGTCTTTGCGTCGATATCGCATCGCCATCGACTCGGACGAGATGCCTGAGGACTTCCCGTTGAAAGCCTTCGTGGAATTGATGGGCGAGTACGGACAGGTCGATCAAGACATGTACGAACAAGTTCGTCAGACTCAGAAGGATCTGGCCGCAAAACGTCAGGCTGAATTGGAAGCTGCTGAGCGACTGTTGGAAGAAGAGGCAGCCAAAGAAGAAGCTGAGAAGAAGGCTGCGGCGGAAGAAGAATCAACCGATGAATCAGACGCCGAAATGAAGGCCGAAGATGCGGAGGTTGAGGAAGTCGCTGAGCCTGAAACGACAGAGCCTGAAACCACTGAATCCGAGTCTGAGGAGTCAGAAGAAGCCGCAGATGAAACCGTGGCCGAAGCTGACGATGAAGCTGAGATGAAAGAAGACGCCACCGAGCCTGAGAGCGAAGCGGAAACTTCCGATGCCGAACCATCGGTGGAAGAAGAGGCTCCCGCGGGGGATGGGGCGACCGACGCTCCAGCCGAATCGGACGAATGA